The proteins below come from a single Corylus avellana chromosome ca3, CavTom2PMs-1.0 genomic window:
- the LOC132174874 gene encoding probable sugar phosphate/phosphate translocator At3g14410, whose amino-acid sequence MADRSRAFCKEEVVTYAYLLLYIALSSGQIFFNKWVLSSKEINFPYPLGLTLLHMVFSSVLCFMLTKIFKIMKVEEGMTAEIYATSVVPIGSMFAMTLWLGNTAYLYISVAFAQMLKAIMPVAVFVLGVAAGLEIMNCRMLLIMSVISFGVLVASYGEIDINWVGVVYQMGGVVGEALRLIFMEILVKRKGLKLNPISVMYYVSPCSALCLFFPWIFLERTKMEAHGSWNFPPLVLLLNCLCTFALNLSVFLVITHTSALTIRVAGVVKDWVVVLLSALLFADTKLTLINLFGYGIAIAGVAAYNNQKLKKEASRGSVSDPEQSVPLATSSASSK is encoded by the exons TGGGTTTTGTCATCTAAGGAAATAAACTTCCCTTATCCTCTTGGACTGACACTACTTCACATGGTCTTCTCATCAGTATTATGTTTTATGCTCACCAAAATTTTCAAG ATTATGAAGGTTGAGGAAGGAATGACTGCAGAAAT ATATGCTACATCTGTTGTACCAATTGGTTCAATGTTCGCAATGACTCTTTGGCTGGGAAACACAGCATACCTGTATATTTCTGTTGCATTTGCACAAATGTTGAAGGCAATTA TGCCTGTAGCTGTTTTTGTTCTTGGAGTAGCAGCAGGGCTAGAGATAATGAACTGCAGAATGCTACTAATTATGTCAGTGATAAGTTTTGGTGTTCTGGTGGCCTCTTATGGAGAAATAGATATCAATTGGGTTGGAGTTGTTTATCAAATGGGTGGCGTTGTTGGAGAAGCTTTAAGACTTATTTTCATGGAGATCCTTGTTAAGAGGAAGGGTCTCAAACTGAACCCTATATCTGTTATGTACTATGTTAGTCCCTGCAG TGCTCTTTGCCTATTCTTTCCGTGGATCTTTCTGGAGAGAACGAAGATGGAAGCACATGGATCTTGGAACTTTCCACCCCTTGTGCTACTACTCAACTGTCTCTGTACTTTTGCCCTCAACTTATCTGTTTTCCTCGTAATTACGCATACAAGTGCTTTAACCATTCGTGTTGCTGGAGTTGTTAAGGACTGGGTGGTTGTCTTACTGTCTGCCCTTCTGTTTGCGGATACCAAGCTGACGTTAATAAATCTGTTTGGTTATGGTATTG CCATTGCAGGTGTAGCGGCatataataatcaaaagctGAAAAAAGAAGCTTCTCGAGGCAGCGTCAGTGATCCCGAACAGTCTGTACCTTTGGCCACATCCTCGGCTTCGAGCAAGTAG